The following coding sequences lie in one Rutidosis leptorrhynchoides isolate AG116_Rl617_1_P2 chromosome 6, CSIRO_AGI_Rlap_v1, whole genome shotgun sequence genomic window:
- the LOC139855059 gene encoding secretory carrier-associated membrane protein 4-like encodes MNRRDDPNPHDDQVNSFSDPPKKETELLNWESDLNRREKDIKRREEAVAGAAIPEDDRNWPPFFPMIHHDIANEIPVHVQKLQYSAFASWLGLVLCLVFNVIAVIVCWIQGGGVKIFFLATIYALLGVPLSYVLWYRPLYRAMRTDSALKFGWFFLFYLIHLGFCIFASIAPPIVFNGRSLTGILAAIDVFSDHGLAGIFYLVGFGLFCLESLLSFWVLQKVYTYFRGNK; translated from the exons ATGAATCGCCGTGACGATCCGAATCCACATGACGACCAAGTCAATTCGTTTTCT GATCCACCAAAAAAAGAGACAGAACTTTTGAACTGGGAATCTGACTTAAATCGACGGGAGAAG GACATTAAACGAAGAGAAGAAGCTGTTGCTGGTG CTGCCATCCCCGAAGATGATAGAAACTGGCCACCATTTTTTCCAATGATTCATCATGATATAGCCAATGAGATACCAGTTCATGTCCAAAAGTTGCAGTATTCGGCTTTTGCAAGTTGGTTAG GTCTTGTTCTCTGCCTTGTATTCAATGTGATAGCGGTGATTGTTTGTTGGATTCAGGGCGGTG GCGTGAAGATCTTTTTCCTTGCTACAATCTATGCACTTCTTGGAGTACCCCTTTCATACGTCTTATGGTACAGGCCACTTTATCGTGCAATGAG GACTGACAGTGCTTTAAAATTTGGTTGGTTTTTCTTGTTTTACCTG ATCCATCTTGGTTTTTGTATATTTGCTTCGATCGCTCCACCAATAGTGTTTAATGGGAGGTCGTTGAC GGGCATCCTAGCTGCAATCGATGTATTTTCAGACCATGGACTAGCAGGA ATCTTCTATCTGGTAGGATTTGGACTATTTTGCCTAGAATCACTTCTCAGTTTCTGGGTGCTTCAG AAAGTGTACACCTATTTCCGTGGGAACAAGTGA